The nucleotide sequence TGGATCTGTGGCTGTCCACCGCCCAGTACGTTGAATTGAAACGTGCTGCGGATGAAGCCCAGGCGATCTTCAATGAAGCGCAAAGCATGGAAGTGGAAGGCGAAACAAACCTTTCCACTTTGCAGGGCCAGCTGGAAGTTCTGAAACTGCAGATCCTGGAAAAGGAAAAAGCGGTTGAAGAACAACAGACCGAATACTTCACAAAACAATCCACTGTTCAAAAGAAAGAGATGGAGATTCAGGAGCTGCGCTTCGAGATCGAACAGGCTCGCCGCAATGAACAGATGACCGGCACTATCCTGCAGGAACAGGAAGCCCGTAAAGAGCTTCTTTCCCGCGACAAGGCCGCGTTGGATGAACAGGTGGCTGAACTGAAGGAAGAGTCCGAGACTCTGTCTGCAGCATTCACCGAGAAAAATGAAATCTTCCAGAACTTCAATTCCCGCATCGGCACTGTGGACGAGGATCTGACGACGAAACGTCGTGAGCTGTTCGCTGTCGGTCAGACCGAATCCTCTTTGGATGCGCGTGTGAATTCCCTGTCTTCTCAGATCGCGGACCTGACTGACCGTCAGGACAACGAACAGCAGGTTTTGAACGAACTGCGTGAAAAACAAATCGAGTTCGAAAACCGCCGCAAAAAAGTGATCACCGAGCTGGATAAAGAGCGTCAGATGCAGCTGGATCTTGCCAGCGATGTGGACTCTTTCGAAGCCAATAAAAAAATCCTTCAGGATTCCGTGGCGGCTAAAAAAGCCGAAGTGGATTCCTTCAAAGATTCTTTGAATGAAGTGGCGTCCCGTCTTTACGGCCTGGAAAACCTGCAAAATAACTTTGAAGGTTTCCAAGAGGGCGTGAAGCAGGTCATGCTTTGGCAGAAAACCCGCACTCAGGAAATGATGGCGGATGGTTCTGTTGTGTCTCACTTCCAGCCGGTTTCTGAGGTTGTTGAAGTTCCTGCTGAATACGAAGTGGCGATGGAAGCGGCTTTGGGTTCCCGTTTGCAGATGTTGTTGTCTTCTGACTCCAATATCGCCGTGGACGCTGTTTCCCACCTGAAAGAAAACAAATCCGGTCGTTCCAGCTTCATGGCTGCTGACGGTCAGGGTCTGTCTTTCAACCGCGCTGAAGCCCCAATGGGCCAGGAAGGTGTTCAAGCCATCCTGAAAGACGTGGTTCAGGCTGCTGATAAATTCAAAAACACTGTGTCTTACATGCTTGATGGCGTGGCGATCGTGGATTCCATCCGCACCGCTTTGAACCTGCGCCCAAGTTATGAAGGCTGGACATTCGTGACTCTTGACGGTGACACCCTGACTGCTGACGGCGTTTTGACAGGGGGCTCTTCCGAGTCTGCTGATTCCGGCATGCTGAAGCGTCGTCGTGAAATCAAGGAATTGTCCGAGAAAAAAGACGAATTCGCAGGAAAACTGCAACTGGCTCAAATGGCTCTGAAAAAGACCGAAGAGCAGTTGGCCAACGTATTGAATGATTTCGAAGGCGCGCAAAAACGTAAGATCGATCAGGAGATTAAAGTTGCCGAATTGAGAAAAGACACCGAACGCGCTGAAAACGAAGTTCAGAACGCTTTGGCGGCAGTCGAGCGCCAGGAACGCGAAGTCAAAAAACTGACAGAACAACTGGAAGCTCAAGAGCAGAAGCTTGAAGAATTGAACGAGGCTCTGATCGAGGCTCGCGAAAGAAAAGTTCTGCTTGAGACTGAAGTTGAGACTTTGAATTCTGAAATGAACTCTGTTCGTCTGGGCTTTGACGGTCTTCAGGCGGAAGTGACGGATCTTCAGGTGAAGTCCGCTTCCAAGACCCAGGAATACACTGGTGTTTTGAGACAGCTTGAAATGGTGACCAAATCCCTGACGGATCTGGAAGCTCAGTTGACCCGCATGAGTGAAGAGGCTGAAGGGTACAATTCCCAGATGACCGACACTCAGGTGACTCTGGAAGAAAAGAAAATCGAATTTGAACGTCTTTTGGACGAAGTCGAGACCCTGAAACTTCAGGCCGCTCGCGCGAAAGACGAATACGAAGTGATGTCTGAATCCATCCGTGCGATCGAGGAAGAAGCTACGTCTTCTCAGCGTGCACGCAATGAACGACAGCACAAAATGAACGACTCCCAGTTGAAACTGGAGCAGGCGAAGATGAAAGAGCAGTACCTGATTGATCAGGTGCGCGAGCGCTACATGCTGAACCTGCCTGATGTTGTTGAGAAATACGTGAACCGCGAAGGCGACTTCCTGGAAGCGGATGCTCAACTGAAAGACCTGCGTGAGAAGCTGGCGAAGATCGGTGAAGTGAACCTGTCTGCGATCGAAGAGTACGAAGAGACTGCTCAACGTTACGAATTCCTGACCAAACAGCACGCGGACCTGACCGAGGCCAAAGATCAGTTGCGCAAGGTTATCGAGCGTATCAACAAAATCTGCTCCAAGCGTTTCAAAGAAACCTTCGAGCTGGTTAACGACCGTTTCACCCGCGTATTCCCGGTATTGTTCGGTGGCGGTGAAGCTTGGTTGGAACTTGTTGAAGAAACTGAAAAGAACGAAGCGGGTATCGAGATCATCGCGCGCCCTCCAGGCAAAAAGACTCAGAACGTGTCTTTGATGTCCGGTGGTGAGAAAGCTTTGACTGCGGTTGCGCTGGTGTTCTCGATCTTCCTGGTGAAACCATCTCCATGGTGTTTGCTGGATGAGGTTGACGCTCCACTTGATGACGCCAACGTATTCCGTTTCAACGACCTGGTTCGTGAAATGGCCAAACGTTCTCAGATCATCGTTGTTACCCACAACAAGCACACCATGGAAGTGGCGGGCAAGTTGTACGGCGTGACGATGCAAGAGCGCGGTGTTTCCACGATGGTTTCTGTTTCCATCCAGGACATCAAATAGTCCGAAGAAGACAAAACGAATGCCAAAGACCCCGTTGATGACCTCAACGGGGTTTTTCTTTTTCCGGGGTGTTGCGGGTTGAGACGTTCCGGGAACTGCTGATTTTCGTGTTCCAGATTTTTGCCGGTATTCTGCCACAGGCTGTCTCAATGTGAGAACCCGAGTCGAGTTTCTGATGATTCCTCCGATAAGATAAGGGAACAACGGAACTTCTTTGGGGGAATGACCGTGACCAAGTTAATCTTTGCATTCACGTTGCTGATGGCACCGTTTGCTTATGCTCAAGTTTTGAGTGAGGCAGGCTTGTTCAATCGTTGCTACTCCCACTTGACCGGGAAACCGGTGCCTTTGGGGCATGCGACGATGGCGCAGATTCGTGCCGGTAAAATCAAGGCGCTGGACGCCTGTAATTCTTTGTTGGACAAGGCCGAACTGGATGCTTCCGGTCCACTGGTCAATCGTTCTGACAAGGAAGCCCGTGCCGTTTTGAATACGTTCTATAATTTCCACCGCACCTGGTTCACCGCCAACACGGTTGAACAGATTCAGGAATACAATGAAGAGATGTCCCGCGGGACGATGGATATTTATGACTCCACTGAGCCGGGCCTGGCGCTGACACGTGCGATGTTTGCGCGCAATGCCCAGTACCGTGACGTGCTGACCCTGGGGCAGGGCGTGCGTGCGCAGCGTGAAGAGGACATGGCCGTGCGCAACCGCATTGGTTTCACAGTGAATTTCCCAGGACGTCGTCTTGCCGGAAACAATACGGGCCTTGATCAGAATCTTTTCAATTTCCGCGCGATGAATACGGGCTTTGACGGGAATTCGGACCGCACTCAGGCGACGTTCGTGACTTTGCCCAAGATCGAAGTCGGCGAACTGGTCGGGGTAAGAATTGCCACTGACAATGCGACGATACCAAATCTGTCATTGCAGCCCTTGGGTGCAGACAAGCGCGGCAGTGATCAGCCGGGTTTGAATTTCAGTTTCAACCTGTTTGCCACTCAAGGTGGCGGAGTGCTGGGTACACCTATTTATCTGATGCTGAATTATGGTCATGGCCGCGGTCTTGAAGCCAACGGGACGACCAAGGTTCCGCGTCGCTGGTCCCAGACCAACATGGAATCATTCCTGTGCGCGGAACTTCCGGCCTTGCGTGAAAACGACATTCGCCAGTACGTGGTGGGAAATTCCTCCGCGCCTTTCAGAAATTCCAGCAGCTGCGTGATGTGCCATGCAACTCTGGATCCGATGGCTTACACCGCACGCAATGTCGTTGTCGGAAACTCTGATTATGCGGCACTCAGTGAGGGCAGCAGAACTCATTCCAAAACTGCTTTGCATCTGGCGACCTATCGCGCGGAGCTGGCTTCCGTGGCGGGCTGGCCGTCAGAGCCGGTGGCGAACTTCCACCGTCAGGTTCCGTCAGGCCGTCTGTTCTTCCGTTCCATGACCGGGACTTTGGTTGATCGTCAGGTGACGGGGATTGCGCAGTTGGGTGCGGCGATGGCTGAAACCAAGGATTATTACTATTGCGCGGCTAAAAGATACTTCCAGTATTTCACCGGAATCACGGTTGCTCTTTATGACCGTTCCAATCCGATGAATGAAGAATTGAATAGAAAACTATCCACGGAAGCCGTGGAAGACCGCAAGTTCGTTGAATCTCTTGGGGAAGAGCTTCAGCGCAACCAGTCTGTGCGCCTTATGGTGAAGCAGATCATGTCTTCCAAGTACTATCGTGACGTGAATTATCGGGAAAAATAATCCGGGGGCATTATGGGGGACGGAAAAAATCTGACTCGCAGGGGCTTTATCGCAGGTGGTGCGGTGGCCGGGGCAGCGGCCCTGGTGTCAACGCCTTATGAAAGACTTCTGAATGCTCTTAGCACTGGCTTTATTCATCAAGCCCAGGCTGAAGCAACCGGAAATCTTGGCGCCCGCAACTATATCAACATTCTGATTGCCG is from Bdellovibrio bacteriovorus str. Tiberius and encodes:
- the smc gene encoding chromosome segregation protein SMC codes for the protein MRIKKIELIGFKSFKDRTVIHFDAGITGIVGPNGCGKSNIVDALMWVMGDQSAKDLRASQMTDVIFGGAEGYAPLGMCEVSLTLENDGGPFPAKYIKHSEIMVTRRLHRNGEGEYFINKEPARLKDLQEIFMDTGAGSKGFSIIAQGMIGKIITAKPEDRRMLIEEAAGITKFKARKKESQRKLVATDQNLVRLQDIIGELKRQIDSLQRQAQRAERYRNIKNQIEDLDLWLSTAQYVELKRAADEAQAIFNEAQSMEVEGETNLSTLQGQLEVLKLQILEKEKAVEEQQTEYFTKQSTVQKKEMEIQELRFEIEQARRNEQMTGTILQEQEARKELLSRDKAALDEQVAELKEESETLSAAFTEKNEIFQNFNSRIGTVDEDLTTKRRELFAVGQTESSLDARVNSLSSQIADLTDRQDNEQQVLNELREKQIEFENRRKKVITELDKERQMQLDLASDVDSFEANKKILQDSVAAKKAEVDSFKDSLNEVASRLYGLENLQNNFEGFQEGVKQVMLWQKTRTQEMMADGSVVSHFQPVSEVVEVPAEYEVAMEAALGSRLQMLLSSDSNIAVDAVSHLKENKSGRSSFMAADGQGLSFNRAEAPMGQEGVQAILKDVVQAADKFKNTVSYMLDGVAIVDSIRTALNLRPSYEGWTFVTLDGDTLTADGVLTGGSSESADSGMLKRRREIKELSEKKDEFAGKLQLAQMALKKTEEQLANVLNDFEGAQKRKIDQEIKVAELRKDTERAENEVQNALAAVERQEREVKKLTEQLEAQEQKLEELNEALIEARERKVLLETEVETLNSEMNSVRLGFDGLQAEVTDLQVKSASKTQEYTGVLRQLEMVTKSLTDLEAQLTRMSEEAEGYNSQMTDTQVTLEEKKIEFERLLDEVETLKLQAARAKDEYEVMSESIRAIEEEATSSQRARNERQHKMNDSQLKLEQAKMKEQYLIDQVRERYMLNLPDVVEKYVNREGDFLEADAQLKDLREKLAKIGEVNLSAIEEYEETAQRYEFLTKQHADLTEAKDQLRKVIERINKICSKRFKETFELVNDRFTRVFPVLFGGGEAWLELVEETEKNEAGIEIIARPPGKKTQNVSLMSGGEKALTAVALVFSIFLVKPSPWCLLDEVDAPLDDANVFRFNDLVREMAKRSQIIVVTHNKHTMEVAGKLYGVTMQERGVSTMVSVSIQDIK